The Caballeronia sp. TF1N1 genome includes a window with the following:
- a CDS encoding DMT family transporter gives MAQGPNAHRVTQEAAQDGGRWLAIGGPIVFLLLWSAGFPVAKTGLHYASPLTFLSIRFALSIAVLIGVCVFRRPLWPSDMRSWRYLVVMGLLVQVMYFGLSYLSMTAGIATSWLALIVSLQPILVSVLAPSLTGERIGVRQWLGLILALGGSAGVILSRGTLHASALGPVLLAVGALIGITAAMLYEKRAGTAQDPLTSNLVQYSVGFACCAPMAFFFERTEVQWNPTLAVTLAYLVIGNSLIAITLLLALTRAGKVSQVAALFFFVPPGAAIMSYFILGEVLPTMAWWAMGVAVLGVAIATWKGRGAKN, from the coding sequence ATGGCACAGGGGCCGAACGCGCATCGCGTCACGCAGGAAGCAGCGCAAGATGGCGGACGCTGGCTTGCCATCGGCGGTCCGATCGTCTTTTTGCTTTTGTGGTCCGCGGGCTTTCCCGTCGCCAAGACCGGCCTGCACTACGCCTCGCCGCTCACGTTTCTCTCGATACGCTTTGCGCTCAGCATCGCGGTGCTCATAGGCGTATGCGTGTTCAGACGGCCGCTATGGCCAAGCGACATGCGAAGCTGGCGTTACCTGGTCGTCATGGGCCTGCTCGTGCAGGTGATGTACTTCGGCCTCAGCTATCTGTCGATGACAGCGGGCATTGCAACGTCATGGCTTGCGCTGATCGTTTCGTTGCAGCCGATACTGGTGAGCGTGCTTGCGCCATCGCTGACCGGTGAGCGTATCGGCGTGCGGCAATGGCTGGGCTTGATACTCGCGCTTGGCGGCTCGGCCGGCGTGATCCTGTCGCGCGGCACGCTGCACGCATCGGCACTCGGGCCGGTATTGCTCGCGGTGGGCGCGCTAATCGGCATCACGGCCGCGATGTTGTACGAGAAACGCGCGGGCACCGCGCAGGACCCGCTCACGTCGAACCTCGTTCAATATTCAGTGGGCTTCGCGTGCTGTGCGCCGATGGCGTTCTTCTTCGAGCGCACGGAAGTGCAGTGGAACCCGACACTCGCCGTCACGCTTGCTTATCTCGTGATCGGCAACTCGCTGATCGCGATCACGCTGCTGCTCGCATTGACACGCGCCGGAAAGGTGTCGCAAGTAGCGGCGCTGTTCTTCTTCGTGCCGCCCGGTGCGGCAATCATGTCGTACTTCATTCTCGGCGAAGTGTTGCCGACAATGGCCTGGTGGGCGATGGGCGTCGCCGTTCTAGGTGTGGCCATCGCGACGTGGAAAGGTCGGGGCGCCAAAAACTAG
- a CDS encoding bile acid:sodium symporter family protein yields the protein MLARITRLFPLWAVLVSVAAYYSPSSVTGIAPHVTTLLTIIMLSMGVTLSVDDFRRVFTRPAPVIAGIVLHYLVMPLAAWVIAKALHMPPDLTAGMVLVGSVASGTASNVMIYLARGDVALSVTISALSTLVGVFATPLLTRLYVDASISVDVHGMLMSILLIVALPIVVGLIVNHLFEKFVRKIEWLLPLVSMVSILLIIAAVVGGTQKSIASVGLVVAFGVVMHNGIGLLSGYWGGRLLGFDEAVCRTLAIEVGMQNSGLAATLGKLYFTPIAALPGALFSVWHNLSGSMLAGYWAGRPAKGSTRDTDTAAVVAAKRN from the coding sequence ATGCTTGCCCGCATCACCCGCCTGTTTCCGCTCTGGGCCGTTCTGGTCTCCGTTGCCGCCTACTATTCGCCTTCGTCCGTCACGGGCATTGCGCCGCATGTCACCACGCTCCTGACCATCATCATGCTGTCGATGGGCGTAACGCTCTCCGTCGACGACTTCCGGCGCGTCTTCACGCGCCCCGCGCCGGTAATCGCGGGCATCGTGCTGCATTACCTCGTCATGCCGCTTGCCGCGTGGGTTATCGCGAAGGCGTTGCACATGCCGCCCGATCTGACGGCGGGCATGGTGCTGGTTGGCAGCGTGGCGAGCGGCACGGCGTCCAACGTCATGATTTATCTGGCGCGCGGCGACGTCGCCTTGTCGGTGACCATCAGCGCGCTCTCGACACTCGTCGGCGTGTTCGCGACGCCGCTGCTCACGCGCCTTTATGTCGATGCGTCGATCTCGGTCGATGTCCACGGCATGTTGATGAGCATCCTGCTGATCGTCGCGCTGCCTATCGTGGTCGGACTTATCGTGAATCATCTGTTCGAGAAGTTCGTGCGCAAGATCGAATGGCTGCTGCCGCTCGTGTCGATGGTGTCTATTTTGCTCATCATTGCCGCCGTGGTCGGCGGGACGCAGAAGAGTATTGCGTCGGTCGGGCTCGTGGTCGCGTTCGGCGTGGTGATGCATAACGGCATCGGGCTCCTGAGCGGCTATTGGGGCGGCCGCTTGCTCGGCTTCGACGAGGCCGTGTGCCGCACGCTCGCTATCGAAGTGGGCATGCAGAATTCGGGGCTCGCGGCTACGCTCGGCAAGCTTTATTTCACGCCGATAGCGGCCTTGCCCGGCGCCCTGTTCTCCGTGTGGCACAACCTCTCGGGCTCGATGCTCGCGGGTTATTGGGCTGGCCGTCCGGCGAAGGGTTCGACACGCGATACGGATACGGCCGCGGTCGTCGCTGCAAAACGAAACTGA
- a CDS encoding type II toxin-antitoxin system HipA family toxin — protein sequence MARRTDPNRLDLWMNGLPVGHWESSTGGERLVYRDEWIADPQGRPLSLSLPFTPGNQPYRGQVVANFFDNLLPDSEPIRRRIATRYRTGGTAPFQLLAQLGRDCVGALQMLPPGETPVDLESITGRAMSESQIARLLRETTAMPQLGQHEPLDDLRLSIAGAQEKTALLRRGKQWLLPEGSTPTTHIFKLPLGLVGNMRADMRTSVENEWLCSKIVAAFGLAIARCEIEVFEDQKVLVVERFDRRLSSDKRWILRLPQEDMCQATGTPALQKYEADGGPGIGHVMEVLSGSGRAANDRRDFFMTQMVFWLLAATDGHAKNFSIAHLPGNRYESTPLYDVLSAHPIIGRGRNQLAAQRAKLAMAVHGKNIHYVIAEILPRHWIAQGRTVGFAAPEVEALIAEVTARTQQVVDEVASVLPRDFPMDIAEAIFNGMRRLCNKLAG from the coding sequence ATGGCGCGCCGCACCGACCCGAACCGGCTCGATCTGTGGATGAACGGACTGCCCGTCGGCCACTGGGAATCCAGCACTGGTGGCGAGCGCCTCGTCTATCGCGATGAGTGGATTGCCGACCCGCAAGGCCGTCCTCTCTCGCTGTCGCTGCCGTTCACGCCGGGCAACCAGCCGTATCGAGGGCAAGTGGTCGCGAACTTTTTCGACAACCTTCTGCCCGACAGCGAGCCAATCCGCCGTCGCATTGCCACGCGTTATCGAACGGGCGGCACGGCGCCGTTTCAGCTGCTCGCACAGTTGGGTCGCGACTGCGTCGGTGCCCTTCAAATGCTGCCGCCCGGAGAGACGCCGGTCGATCTCGAAAGCATAACGGGACGCGCGATGAGCGAATCGCAGATCGCCCGGCTGCTGCGCGAGACGACCGCCATGCCACAACTCGGACAACACGAACCGCTCGATGACCTGCGTCTCTCGATAGCAGGCGCGCAAGAAAAGACCGCCCTGCTTCGGCGCGGCAAGCAATGGCTACTGCCCGAGGGCAGCACGCCGACCACGCACATCTTTAAATTGCCGCTTGGGCTCGTCGGCAACATGCGAGCGGACATGCGGACATCGGTGGAGAACGAATGGCTTTGCTCGAAGATCGTCGCGGCATTCGGGCTGGCTATCGCGCGGTGCGAGATCGAAGTCTTCGAAGATCAGAAAGTGCTCGTCGTCGAACGGTTCGATCGCCGTCTGTCGAGCGACAAGCGCTGGATTTTGCGGCTCCCGCAAGAGGATATGTGTCAGGCCACCGGCACGCCCGCGCTACAAAAGTACGAAGCGGATGGCGGACCGGGAATCGGCCATGTCATGGAAGTGCTGTCGGGCTCGGGTCGCGCGGCCAACGACCGGCGCGACTTCTTCATGACGCAGATGGTTTTCTGGCTGCTCGCCGCCACCGATGGTCACGCGAAGAACTTCAGCATCGCGCATCTGCCCGGCAATCGTTATGAATCGACGCCGCTTTATGACGTGCTGTCCGCGCATCCGATCATCGGACGGGGACGCAATCAGCTTGCCGCGCAGCGCGCGAAACTCGCCATGGCCGTGCATGGCAAGAATATTCATTACGTCATCGCCGAAATTTTGCCGCGTCACTGGATCGCGCAAGGGCGCACAGTCGGGTTCGCCGCGCCGGAAGTCGAAGCGCTGATCGCCGAAGTCACGGCGCGCACCCAACAAGTCGTCGATGAAGTCGCGAGCGTGCTGCCCCGCGACTTCCCGATGGACATTGCCGAAGCGATTTTCAACGGCATGCGGCGTCTCTGCAACAAGCTCGCAGGCTAG
- a CDS encoding sorbosone dehydrogenase family protein, which translates to MKQTTLTSVIALSIAALFAGCNEHAEYDSAHQAGANPPLPTAKSFFTPPMQVPKFAGWKDNETPKVADGLKIEKIASGLEHPRQVYALPNGDILVAESGSPNAEPVTTPKQLIAGMVQSRSGKESKGANRITLLRKRGDGSGEWEKHVFIDHLHSPFGMQLIGDTLYVADTDALLKFPYKTGETSISAEGVELADLPDRVNHHWTKALLASRDGKKLYVGVGSNSNVGENGLDVEYRRANVLEVDVATGASRIFAAGIRNPTGLQWEPKTGQLWTVANERDEIGADLVPDYLTSVKDGAFYGWPYSYYGQHVDTRVKEQRPDLVAKAIPPDYAIGSHVAPLGLMFYTGSNLPAQYRGGVFIGEHGSWDRSPLSGYAVTYIAFENGKPVGTPKPVVTGFVSDDEKELRGAPVGLTQDKDGGLVFADDAGNTVWRVTGAGG; encoded by the coding sequence ATTAAGCAAACCACTTTGACGAGCGTTATCGCGCTCTCTATTGCAGCACTCTTCGCGGGATGCAACGAGCACGCCGAATACGACAGCGCGCATCAGGCTGGCGCGAATCCGCCACTGCCTACCGCCAAGAGCTTCTTTACTCCGCCGATGCAAGTCCCGAAGTTCGCGGGCTGGAAAGACAACGAAACGCCCAAGGTCGCGGACGGACTGAAGATCGAGAAGATCGCGTCCGGCCTCGAGCATCCGCGGCAGGTGTATGCGCTTCCGAATGGCGACATTCTCGTCGCCGAATCGGGCAGTCCGAACGCGGAGCCGGTCACCACGCCGAAGCAGTTGATCGCGGGCATGGTCCAGAGCCGTTCAGGAAAGGAATCGAAGGGCGCGAACCGCATCACGTTGCTCAGAAAGCGGGGCGATGGCAGCGGGGAATGGGAAAAGCACGTGTTCATCGACCATCTGCATTCGCCCTTCGGCATGCAGCTGATAGGCGACACGCTCTATGTCGCCGATACGGACGCGCTGCTCAAGTTCCCCTACAAGACGGGCGAAACGAGCATCTCGGCGGAAGGCGTCGAGCTCGCCGATCTGCCTGATCGCGTGAACCATCACTGGACCAAGGCGCTGCTCGCAAGCCGCGATGGCAAGAAACTTTATGTGGGCGTCGGGTCGAACAGCAACGTCGGCGAGAACGGACTCGACGTGGAGTATCGGCGCGCGAACGTGCTCGAAGTGGATGTCGCGACCGGCGCGAGCCGTATCTTTGCGGCAGGCATTCGCAACCCGACCGGCTTGCAATGGGAACCGAAGACGGGGCAACTCTGGACCGTGGCCAATGAACGCGATGAGATTGGCGCGGACCTCGTGCCGGACTATCTGACTTCGGTAAAGGATGGCGCTTTCTATGGCTGGCCTTATAGCTACTACGGCCAGCATGTCGATACGCGCGTCAAGGAGCAGCGTCCCGATCTCGTCGCAAAGGCTATTCCGCCGGATTACGCAATCGGTTCGCACGTCGCGCCGCTTGGGCTGATGTTCTATACGGGCAGCAATTTGCCGGCGCAGTATCGCGGTGGCGTGTTTATCGGCGAGCATGGCAGTTGGGATCGCTCGCCGCTGTCGGGGTATGCGGTGACGTATATCGCGTTCGAGAACGGCAAGCCTGTAGGCACGCCCAAGCCCGTGGTAACAGGCTTCGTTTCCGATGATGAGAAGGAACTGCGCGGCGCGCCTGTCGGCCTGACTCAGGACAAGGACGGCGGACTCGTCTTTGCGGACGATGCCGGCAATACCGTGTGGCGCGTGACGGGCGCGGGCGGCTAG
- a CDS encoding DUF2231 domain-containing protein, translating into MSTTSLRYRSRTATALFDLLNPIPYGLFVGTLIFDIIFVITANVFWAKGAAWLVTTGLILAIIPRFINLGHVWFGSRHVVTRTEKLDFWLNLLGIIAAVVNAFVHSRDGYGIVPLGVILSVITVVLLSVGHIALAFDKFGFQEAARD; encoded by the coding sequence ATGAGCACGACCAGCCTGAGATATCGATCGCGGACGGCGACAGCCCTCTTCGATCTACTCAATCCCATTCCCTACGGACTCTTCGTCGGGACGCTGATTTTCGACATCATCTTCGTCATCACCGCCAACGTTTTTTGGGCGAAGGGCGCCGCGTGGCTCGTCACGACGGGGCTCATCCTCGCGATCATTCCGCGCTTCATCAATCTCGGGCATGTGTGGTTCGGCTCACGCCACGTCGTCACGCGCACCGAGAAGCTCGACTTCTGGCTCAACCTGCTCGGCATCATCGCGGCGGTCGTCAACGCGTTCGTGCATAGCCGCGACGGTTATGGAATCGTGCCGCTCGGCGTGATTCTTTCGGTTATCACCGTGGTGCTGTTGAGCGTTGGACATATCGCGCTTGCCTTCGACAAATTCGGCTTTCAGGAGGCGGCTCGTGATTAA
- a CDS encoding flagellar brake protein, whose translation MIAATLPSLDADRTATLIDECYAQRHPLQIALCLRSLLSRGDFLTVEFEGGQIVTQVLDVDSRSARFVFDLGCSDSSNAALARADALTLRSQPSGIQTEFTTGPAVKVLFDGRPAFEAPMPTLLYYVQRRQYYRVETPLVNPFVAHGRDEAGNAFHFDVKNLSLGGVALRVSDDRFETAERGGVWRGVTLRMGPFGEVSVDLEIAAPRYELMQTGERRAILGCRFIDLSGCAERALQRTITQLELKHLGRGV comes from the coding sequence ATGATTGCCGCCACCCTCCCGAGTCTCGACGCCGACCGTACCGCGACCCTTATCGACGAATGCTATGCGCAGCGCCATCCGTTGCAGATTGCGCTTTGCCTGCGCAGCCTTCTGTCGCGCGGCGACTTTCTCACCGTGGAATTCGAAGGCGGGCAGATCGTGACGCAGGTCCTTGACGTCGATTCGCGCAGCGCGCGCTTTGTCTTCGATCTCGGCTGCTCGGATTCCAGCAATGCCGCGCTTGCCCGCGCGGACGCCCTGACGTTGCGCAGCCAGCCATCGGGCATCCAGACGGAATTCACGACCGGGCCGGCCGTGAAAGTGCTTTTCGATGGCCGTCCCGCGTTCGAAGCGCCGATGCCCACGCTGCTGTATTACGTGCAGCGGCGGCAGTATTACCGGGTCGAGACGCCGCTCGTTAATCCGTTCGTCGCGCACGGGCGTGACGAAGCCGGCAATGCCTTCCACTTCGACGTAAAGAACCTTTCGCTCGGCGGCGTGGCCTTGCGTGTCTCCGATGACCGCTTCGAAACCGCCGAACGTGGCGGAGTCTGGCGAGGCGTCACCCTGCGGATGGGCCCATTCGGCGAAGTGAGCGTCGACCTCGAGATCGCCGCGCCGCGTTACGAACTCATGCAGACCGGCGAGCGCCGCGCGATTCTCGGTTGCCGCTTCATCGACCTGAGCGGCTGCGCTGAACGCGCCTTGCAGCGAACCATTACGCAGCTCGAACTGAAGCATCTCGGGCGCGGCGTCTGA
- a CDS encoding dihydroxyacetone kinase family protein has protein sequence MKKLINNPADVVREMLEGVARQSPHLAILGNENVLVQRAQHEAKDRQVAVISGGGSGHEPAHGGYVGAGMLSAAVCGEVFTSPPTDAVLAAIRACAGPRGAVLIVKNYTGDRLNFGLAAELARAEGIPVEVVIVADDVSLRKQAARNQRRGIAGTVLVHKVTGAAASRGSSLEEVAAIARHAAANLGTMGVALDGCTLPGVEKSSFTLADDEIELGLGIHGEKGVERTAPLPADQLTDVLLTNIVDDLALESGERVALLVNGLGATPQMELDVVLRAAFDNLSRREIHVERAWSGTLLSALNMPGCSVSLLRVDDATLGLIDAATESRAWPGGGAVGREIRIAMAADTVAEGHGIARESDGGWAGVIEPALQSVARALIDNEPRLTELDSLAGDGDLGASMKRAADAILGVPGSALGTPDGALAALGASLRRAIAGSSGPFYATALLRASRHLAGVAQPKPADWAAAFREAVQAISDLGGAKAGDRTMLDALFPASATFEAVLNEGKSARDAWEAALSAAEEGAQATASMTPRAGRASYLGERAVGSPDGGAVAVTFWLRALAPHIGVR, from the coding sequence ATGAAGAAGCTCATCAACAATCCCGCCGATGTCGTGCGCGAGATGCTCGAAGGCGTCGCGCGGCAGTCGCCGCACTTAGCCATCCTCGGCAATGAAAACGTGCTCGTGCAGCGCGCGCAGCACGAAGCGAAGGACCGGCAGGTCGCCGTCATCTCGGGCGGCGGCAGCGGTCACGAACCCGCGCACGGCGGCTATGTCGGCGCGGGCATGCTGAGCGCGGCGGTATGCGGTGAAGTCTTCACCTCGCCGCCCACGGATGCCGTGCTCGCCGCGATCCGCGCTTGTGCCGGTCCGCGCGGCGCGGTGCTGATCGTGAAGAACTACACGGGCGACCGCCTCAACTTCGGTCTCGCGGCGGAACTGGCGCGCGCGGAAGGCATTCCGGTCGAAGTGGTCATCGTGGCCGACGATGTCTCGCTGCGCAAACAGGCCGCGCGCAATCAGCGGCGCGGTATCGCGGGAACCGTGCTCGTCCACAAGGTCACGGGCGCGGCCGCCTCGCGCGGATCGTCGCTCGAGGAGGTCGCGGCGATCGCGCGCCATGCGGCGGCCAATCTCGGCACCATGGGCGTCGCGCTCGATGGCTGCACGCTGCCGGGCGTCGAAAAGTCTAGCTTCACGCTCGCCGACGACGAGATCGAACTCGGTCTCGGCATCCACGGAGAAAAGGGCGTGGAGCGCACCGCGCCGCTGCCCGCCGACCAACTGACCGACGTTCTGCTCACGAATATCGTCGACGATCTCGCGCTGGAAAGCGGCGAGCGCGTCGCACTGCTCGTGAACGGCCTTGGCGCAACGCCGCAAATGGAACTGGATGTCGTGTTGCGCGCCGCCTTCGACAATCTGTCGCGGCGCGAGATTCACGTCGAGCGCGCATGGTCGGGCACGCTGCTGTCGGCGCTCAATATGCCGGGCTGCTCCGTTTCGCTGTTGCGTGTCGATGACGCGACGCTCGGTCTGATCGATGCCGCGACCGAATCGCGCGCGTGGCCGGGCGGCGGCGCGGTCGGACGGGAAATCCGTATCGCCATGGCGGCGGATACCGTCGCGGAGGGGCACGGAATCGCGCGGGAAAGCGACGGCGGCTGGGCGGGGGTCATCGAGCCGGCGCTTCAGTCGGTGGCGCGTGCGCTGATCGACAACGAACCGCGCCTGACCGAACTCGATTCCCTCGCCGGCGACGGCGATCTCGGTGCGAGCATGAAACGCGCGGCGGACGCGATCCTCGGCGTGCCGGGATCGGCGCTCGGCACGCCGGACGGCGCGCTTGCCGCGCTCGGGGCGTCCTTGCGCCGGGCGATAGCGGGAAGCTCCGGCCCGTTCTACGCGACGGCGCTCTTGCGCGCGTCGCGCCATCTCGCGGGAGTCGCGCAACCGAAGCCGGCCGATTGGGCCGCCGCGTTCAGGGAAGCGGTGCAGGCCATCAGCGACCTGGGCGGCGCGAAGGCGGGCGACCGCACCATGCTCGACGCGCTGTTCCCCGCATCGGCGACATTCGAAGCGGTATTGAACGAAGGCAAGTCCGCGCGAGACGCCTGGGAAGCGGCTTTATCGGCCGCTGAAGAGGGCGCGCAGGCCACGGCGAGCATGACGCCTCGGGCGGGTCGCGCAAGCTATCTGGGCGAGCGCGCCGTGGGTTCGCCCGATGGCGGCGCGGTCGCGGTGACGTTCTGGCTCCGCGCGCTCGCGCCGCATATCGGCGTGCGGTGA
- a CDS encoding DUF6622 family protein, translating into MTLQMIVHGTPVWVWLLLAYLISRGVKAMKGGTTPLSKLAIIPLIFAGFGLVHLAHNPHASLFAVSAWIVGIFAGIAAGVFNATRTRFSVDMVARTVTLPGSVVPLLLILAIFAAKFWLGFEMATVTDAALLGTYASIDALVSGVVAGMFAGRFITYWKALQAHRFLHA; encoded by the coding sequence ATGACACTGCAAATGATCGTTCATGGCACGCCGGTCTGGGTCTGGCTGCTGCTGGCTTATCTAATTTCGCGCGGCGTGAAGGCAATGAAAGGCGGTACCACGCCGCTGTCCAAGCTGGCGATCATCCCGCTGATCTTCGCGGGCTTCGGCCTCGTGCATTTGGCTCACAATCCGCACGCGAGCCTCTTTGCGGTGAGCGCATGGATCGTCGGGATTTTTGCGGGCATCGCGGCGGGCGTGTTCAACGCGACGCGCACGCGCTTTTCCGTCGATATGGTGGCGCGCACCGTCACGCTGCCGGGTTCGGTCGTGCCGCTCTTGCTGATCCTCGCCATCTTCGCCGCCAAGTTCTGGCTCGGATTCGAGATGGCAACGGTGACGGATGCGGCGCTCCTCGGAACCTATGCATCCATCGACGCACTCGTGTCGGGCGTCGTCGCCGGGATGTTCGCGGGACGCTTCATCACGTACTGGAAAGCGCTGCAGGCGCACCGCTTCTTGCACGCTTGA
- the yghU gene encoding glutathione-dependent disulfide-bond oxidoreductase, with the protein MSDSPEYVPPKVWTWDKESGGQFASINRPIAGPTHDKDLPVGKHPLQLYSLATPNGVKVTAMLEELLAAGHNGAEYDAWLIKIGDGDQFGSGFVQVNPNSKIPALIDHSGPKPVRVFESGAILLYLADKFGAFVPTSAAERAECLSWLFWQMGSAPYLGGGFGHFYAYAPSKMEYPINRFAMEVKRQLDVLDRRLAESKYIAGDEYTIADIAIFPWYGGLVNGWIYSAAEFLAVHEYEHVRRWADAIGARPAVQRGRMVNRTFGELSSQLHERHDAGDFETKTQDKLAVK; encoded by the coding sequence ATGAGCGATTCACCCGAATACGTACCGCCCAAGGTCTGGACCTGGGACAAGGAAAGCGGCGGGCAGTTTGCAAGCATCAACCGTCCAATCGCGGGGCCGACGCATGACAAGGATCTACCGGTCGGCAAGCACCCGCTGCAGCTTTATTCGCTTGCCACGCCCAACGGCGTCAAGGTCACGGCGATGCTGGAGGAACTGCTCGCCGCGGGTCACAATGGCGCGGAATACGATGCCTGGCTCATCAAGATCGGCGACGGCGACCAGTTCGGCAGCGGCTTCGTCCAAGTCAATCCCAATTCGAAGATACCCGCGCTGATCGACCACAGCGGCCCCAAGCCCGTGCGCGTGTTCGAATCCGGCGCCATCCTCCTGTATCTCGCGGACAAGTTTGGCGCATTCGTGCCGACCAGCGCGGCGGAACGCGCCGAGTGTCTCTCGTGGCTTTTCTGGCAGATGGGCAGCGCGCCGTATCTTGGCGGCGGCTTCGGTCACTTCTATGCTTATGCGCCGAGCAAGATGGAGTATCCGATCAACCGCTTCGCCATGGAGGTGAAGCGTCAGCTCGACGTGCTCGACCGGAGGCTTGCGGAGAGCAAGTACATTGCGGGCGACGAATACACCATCGCTGATATCGCCATCTTTCCGTGGTACGGCGGTCTCGTGAATGGCTGGATTTACAGTGCCGCCGAGTTTCTCGCCGTGCATGAATACGAGCATGTGCGACGTTGGGCCGATGCGATCGGCGCGCGTCCCGCCGTGCAACGCGGCCGCATGGTAAACCGGACCTTCGGCGAGCTTTCGAGCCAGTTGCATGAGCGGCATGATGCTGGCGACTTTGAAACGAAGACGCAAGACAAGCTCGCGGTTAAGTAG
- a CDS encoding DUF4174 domain-containing protein, whose product MNRYLIPATVAASLLLGVTNTLQAAGSAAISSIEQYTWHKRLLVVFADDVSSAALAKQRASVQDASDGYTQRDLQVIEVIGNDVQGASDSADALRRRYGVKPGAFRAVLVGKDGGVKLESREPIASRELFTTIDGMPMRKQEAAGNAPKS is encoded by the coding sequence ATGAACCGCTATCTCATTCCCGCAACCGTAGCTGCAAGCCTGCTCTTGGGCGTGACCAATACCTTGCAAGCAGCCGGAAGCGCTGCAATATCTTCCATCGAACAGTACACATGGCATAAGCGTCTGCTCGTCGTTTTCGCCGATGACGTCAGTTCCGCCGCACTCGCGAAGCAACGCGCATCGGTTCAGGATGCGAGCGATGGCTACACGCAACGCGACCTGCAAGTGATCGAAGTAATCGGCAACGACGTGCAAGGCGCAAGCGATTCCGCCGATGCATTGCGTCGACGATACGGCGTCAAACCCGGCGCGTTTCGCGCGGTGCTCGTTGGCAAGGACGGCGGCGTGAAGCTCGAATCGCGCGAGCCGATTGCATCGCGCGAATTGTTCACGACCATCGACGGCATGCCGATGCGTAAGCAAGAGGCAGCGGGTAACGCGCCGAAGTCGTGA